In a genomic window of Gossypium arboreum isolate Shixiya-1 chromosome 9, ASM2569848v2, whole genome shotgun sequence:
- the LOC128280430 gene encoding uncharacterized protein LOC128280430: MDFVSGLPLTPFKKESVWVIVDQLTKTADFILVRTDYSLQKLAKLYVFEIVRLHGVPVSIISDRDPRFTSQFWKKLREALGPELVSDIEDKVRLIRDRLKAMSDRQKSYAVLERKEIEYSLGVFVFLKQVGSVAYQLEWIHDVFCVSMLRHYSSDPMHVISVEEIEVRPDLTFEEEQV; the protein is encoded by the exons atggattttgtaagtgggctACCCCTAACGCCTTTTAAGAAAGAATCagtatgggttatagtggatcagTTGACTAAAACTGCCGATTTTATACTAGTTCGCACAGATTATTCGTTACAGAAACTGGCTAAGTTGTATGTATTCGAgatagtgagattgcatggggtaccagtttccatTATATCCGacagagatcctcgcttcacgtctcaattctggaaaaagttacgtGAAGCCCTGG GTCCTGAGCTAGTATCTGATATCGAGGATAAGGTCAGATTAATTCGAGATCGACTGAAGGCAATGTCagacagacagaagtcatatgcggttCTAGAACGTAAGGAAATTGAGTATTCTTTAGGAGTCTTTGTCTTTCtaaag CAAGTAGGATCGGTTGCCTACCAATTAGAgtggattcatgatgtgttctgtGTCTCGATGCTGAGACACTACAGCTCTGATCCTATGCATGTGATATCAGTTGAGGAGATTGAAGTTAGACCAGATCTGActttcgaggaggaacaagtctaa